The following proteins are co-located in the Polystyrenella longa genome:
- a CDS encoding DNA-directed RNA polymerase subunit omega: MLDEFKNDDMIKKVGGRFKLTALIQKRVVALNRGARPLVELPTKNLMQVVVQEILQEKIFLDEAGNVAIASDETPDVLQMLDDAGPTDEDM, translated from the coding sequence ATGCTGGATGAATTTAAGAATGACGATATGATTAAAAAGGTAGGCGGTCGTTTTAAGCTAACCGCCCTTATCCAGAAACGCGTCGTCGCGTTGAATCGAGGTGCACGCCCACTGGTTGAACTGCCCACCAAAAATCTCATGCAGGTTGTCGTCCAGGAAATCTTGCAAGAAAAAATCTTCCTCGACGAAGCGGGGAACGTCGCCATCGCCTCGGACGAGACTCCCGATGTTCTGCAAATGCTGGATGACGCCGGTCCGACCGACGAAGATATGTAG
- a CDS encoding DNA translocase FtsK — protein MFNLKRLGTDFLALGLLAAICFLGLSLVTYSPQDPPSTIVYPPPAELTNWGGPIGAHLSHSLLNGFGYGAFYVLLMLVATDFRLFSREEYQDALGRLLGRMLILAAVCIGFALYLPAHTPGPVVGSGGYLGAWGKALAENEFRPYGVIVLLVTCLIAGEMLANDLAFIRKPLKLVLLPLYVLLLPFRALRRKRSSSDVAEVKEEKKAPKVVTRESADAVEEELNAEDEEDEELEEQEEDEELAAEEDEYEEPVVRAPIKVNPPMMNRASKVTGAESRVEEDQYDYVEDYELPDLSLLEDPEDFPYDLLAEKAQLAAQTLEKTFQQFGLNVKVSEIDTGPVVTQFELELEAGLRVSKVAALEDDIAIALRVPAVRVVSPIPGKNTVGVEVPNEKQVMVRLKELIESMPEETAQLRIPVYLGKDVTGHPLAVDLTKMPHLLIAGRTGTGKSVCLNTLILSMLMTRSPEQVKMLMIDPKMVELSPYKRVPHLMHPVITDMKKAEAVLSWAVDKMEERYDWLARVGVRHLDSYNKLGKEKILEKMGLDPDSEEAEAIPETMPYIVIIADEMADMMMTSGKEVEAHIIRLAQKSRAVGIHLVLATQKPTVDVITGLIKSNLPARISFQVASRTDSRVVLDEMGAERLLGNGDMLYLTPGTSNIVRAQGTFVSDEEVNSIIDFYSDYAPQYSEELARVGASGGGSGNLNEMRKRDDLYEQAIEVVVREGRGSVSLLQRALGIGYGRGARLIDYMAEDGIVGDYNGSQAREVLYSWEDWEALKNGGSVPQEEFA, from the coding sequence ATGTTCAATCTCAAGCGGCTCGGAACCGACTTCCTCGCGCTCGGATTGCTAGCCGCAATTTGCTTTCTCGGGTTGAGTCTCGTCACGTACTCACCTCAGGATCCCCCTTCAACAATCGTGTACCCTCCCCCCGCTGAACTAACTAACTGGGGGGGCCCGATCGGCGCGCATCTGTCCCATTCCCTGCTGAACGGTTTCGGGTACGGGGCTTTTTACGTCCTCTTAATGCTGGTTGCGACTGACTTTCGGCTCTTTTCGCGAGAAGAATATCAAGATGCACTAGGGCGACTGCTCGGGCGCATGCTGATTCTGGCAGCCGTCTGCATCGGGTTTGCCCTTTATCTGCCAGCACACACTCCGGGGCCGGTTGTGGGTAGTGGTGGTTACTTGGGAGCGTGGGGAAAGGCGCTCGCTGAAAACGAGTTTCGACCTTACGGCGTGATTGTGCTGCTGGTGACCTGCCTCATCGCGGGTGAGATGCTCGCCAATGACCTGGCCTTTATCCGTAAACCACTGAAATTGGTCCTTCTTCCACTGTATGTGCTGCTGCTTCCCTTCCGAGCATTGAGACGGAAGCGGAGTTCGTCAGATGTAGCTGAAGTGAAGGAAGAAAAGAAAGCTCCGAAGGTCGTCACTCGTGAATCAGCCGACGCCGTCGAGGAAGAGCTGAACGCTGAAGACGAGGAAGATGAAGAATTAGAGGAGCAGGAAGAAGATGAGGAATTAGCTGCAGAGGAAGATGAGTACGAAGAACCGGTTGTCCGGGCGCCGATTAAAGTCAATCCTCCCATGATGAACAGAGCTTCTAAAGTGACTGGTGCAGAAAGTCGTGTGGAAGAGGACCAGTACGACTACGTCGAAGACTATGAACTTCCCGATCTGTCATTACTTGAAGACCCGGAAGACTTCCCTTATGACCTTCTGGCGGAAAAGGCACAATTGGCTGCTCAGACATTGGAGAAAACCTTCCAGCAGTTTGGACTGAATGTCAAAGTCTCCGAAATTGACACCGGTCCGGTGGTCACTCAATTCGAACTTGAACTGGAAGCTGGTCTTCGTGTTTCCAAAGTCGCCGCTTTGGAAGATGACATTGCCATCGCGTTGCGTGTTCCGGCCGTACGTGTTGTATCTCCTATTCCTGGAAAGAATACGGTTGGAGTCGAAGTTCCGAATGAAAAACAGGTCATGGTTCGACTGAAAGAGTTGATCGAATCGATGCCGGAAGAAACTGCTCAGCTTCGCATTCCGGTTTACCTGGGTAAAGACGTGACTGGACACCCATTGGCAGTCGACCTGACCAAGATGCCTCACCTGTTGATCGCCGGGCGTACGGGAACAGGTAAATCGGTCTGTTTGAACACTCTGATTCTTTCCATGCTGATGACCCGTTCTCCCGAACAGGTCAAGATGTTGATGATTGACCCAAAGATGGTCGAGCTGAGTCCTTATAAACGGGTACCGCACTTGATGCATCCCGTGATCACGGACATGAAGAAAGCGGAAGCAGTCCTCTCGTGGGCGGTCGATAAGATGGAAGAACGTTACGACTGGCTGGCCCGAGTTGGTGTGCGACATCTGGATTCGTACAACAAACTTGGTAAAGAAAAGATTCTCGAAAAGATGGGACTCGATCCTGACTCTGAGGAAGCCGAAGCCATTCCGGAAACGATGCCGTATATCGTCATCATTGCGGACGAAATGGCGGACATGATGATGACATCGGGTAAAGAGGTCGAAGCCCATATTATCCGTCTGGCTCAGAAGTCGAGGGCAGTCGGGATTCACCTGGTTCTTGCTACGCAGAAACCGACGGTCGACGTTATTACGGGTCTGATTAAATCGAACTTGCCCGCTCGAATTTCTTTCCAGGTGGCCAGCCGAACTGACTCTCGCGTCGTGCTCGACGAGATGGGTGCCGAGCGACTATTGGGGAACGGCGATATGCTTTACCTGACACCGGGAACGAGTAACATCGTGCGTGCTCAAGGAACGTTCGTCAGTGACGAGGAAGTGAATTCGATCATTGACTTCTATTCCGATTACGCCCCTCAGTACAGCGAAGAACTGGCACGCGTGGGAGCATCGGGCGGGGGTTCCGGAAACCTCAACGAAATGCGAAAACGAGATGACCTGTATGAGCAAGCGATTGAAGTTGTTGTCCGGGAAGGCCGAGGTTCGGTTTCGCTACTGCAGCGTGCCTTGGGCATCGGTTATGGTCGTGGTGCACGACTCATCGACTATATGGCAGAAGATGGTATTGTAGGTGACTACAACGGTTCCCAAGCGAGAGAAGTTCTCTATTCATGGGAAGACTGGGAGGCGCTCAAGAACGGCGGATCAGTTCCTCAGGAAGAATTTGCCTGA
- a CDS encoding ATPase, T2SS/T4P/T4SS family translates to MIFRRKKKVDDDHEDDDLLDDEFDEEEEELETVLFQGATEGREVDLSANTGLVRAALMPVKELISDAIDRRSERLVIEPRKGGSIVRLDIDGVGFAGDRYPGKQALGVTQMIKVLAGLDSKVRSKKQSGGIKAQFMGVPYRLSVESVPTQLGAERVIVKIRNMKDRLESTAQLGFTDEMREQIRKMTSDNNGIFLVCGPPGSGVTRTLHGSILCVDLYLKTIFNLQKGLNLEDVPGLSKYDYQDELGFEENIVRAHRKEADGAIVDAVDTPEKAMNYIKSCHKMTFFTELSAPTAAHGLKKMVELVGDPKLVAENVKGILCPKLIRKLRDDIKEAYRPNPKLVHQLGLPPETNILYRPPTAPVNEDDDDDEEDEPLYEGLPYEGRTAIYELIEMTDEIKSLLISGADAKQISQKAKSLGMLNHQQGAMNLVARGVTSLEEVRRVFKS, encoded by the coding sequence GATCTTCTGGACGATGAATTCGATGAGGAAGAAGAGGAACTGGAGACCGTCCTGTTTCAGGGAGCCACCGAAGGACGGGAAGTCGATTTGTCGGCTAATACCGGGCTGGTTCGCGCCGCGCTGATGCCGGTGAAAGAACTCATCTCGGATGCAATCGACCGCCGCTCAGAACGATTGGTAATCGAACCCCGCAAAGGAGGCTCGATTGTGCGTCTCGATATCGATGGCGTCGGTTTCGCCGGGGATCGATACCCTGGAAAACAGGCGTTAGGCGTCACGCAGATGATAAAGGTCCTTGCTGGCCTCGACTCCAAAGTTCGCAGTAAAAAACAGTCAGGCGGTATTAAAGCGCAGTTCATGGGAGTCCCCTATCGACTTTCCGTGGAATCGGTCCCAACCCAACTGGGGGCGGAACGAGTCATCGTTAAAATCCGGAATATGAAGGATCGGCTCGAGAGTACTGCTCAGCTCGGCTTCACCGACGAAATGCGCGAACAGATTCGCAAAATGACCAGCGACAATAACGGAATCTTCCTAGTCTGTGGGCCACCTGGTTCCGGTGTCACCAGGACATTGCATGGTTCGATTCTGTGTGTCGACCTGTACCTGAAGACGATTTTCAATCTACAGAAAGGTCTCAACTTAGAAGACGTTCCTGGATTGAGTAAATACGATTACCAGGATGAACTGGGCTTCGAAGAAAACATCGTTCGGGCACATCGTAAGGAAGCAGACGGCGCCATCGTTGACGCGGTTGATACTCCCGAAAAGGCGATGAATTACATCAAAAGCTGCCACAAAATGACCTTCTTCACCGAGCTATCCGCTCCGACAGCCGCTCACGGCCTTAAGAAGATGGTCGAACTCGTGGGAGACCCTAAACTGGTCGCCGAAAATGTGAAAGGGATTCTATGCCCCAAGCTGATTCGGAAGCTGCGGGATGACATCAAGGAAGCATACCGACCCAATCCCAAACTCGTACATCAACTGGGACTTCCTCCTGAAACCAACATTCTCTACCGTCCACCGACTGCTCCTGTGAACGAGGACGACGACGACGATGAAGAGGACGAACCCCTATATGAAGGTCTTCCCTACGAAGGCCGCACAGCGATTTACGAACTCATCGAAATGACGGACGAAATCAAAAGTCTGTTGATCTCCGGGGCAGATGCCAAACAGATCAGTCAGAAGGCAAAATCACTCGGAATGCTTAATCACCAACAGGGGGCGATGAATCTCGTTGCCCGTGGTGTGACATCACTCGAGGAGGTCCGTCGGGTTTTCAAAAGCTAA
- a CDS encoding flavoprotein: MSKPEILLGITGGIAAYKTADLASKLVQAGYALTVVMTESATRFMGPATFEALSGRHVYTHLFPAHDHHLGEHIELARRAQLMVVAPATANYMGRVSQGLADDLLSTLALTITCPLLLAPAMNTEMWNKAPVQRNLKQLQEDGIHLVGPESGWLSCGQIGPGRMAEPPEIFQRIQELLPLNSSKS; this comes from the coding sequence ATGTCGAAACCTGAAATTTTGCTGGGCATAACAGGAGGAATAGCCGCGTACAAAACGGCTGATCTTGCCAGTAAGCTGGTTCAGGCTGGGTACGCCCTTACGGTCGTGATGACGGAATCGGCTACCCGGTTCATGGGTCCTGCCACCTTTGAAGCTCTTTCCGGGCGGCATGTCTACACGCACTTATTTCCCGCTCACGATCATCACCTTGGGGAGCATATTGAGCTCGCGCGGCGGGCTCAATTGATGGTGGTTGCACCGGCGACGGCAAATTATATGGGACGAGTCTCTCAGGGGCTCGCTGATGATCTGCTGTCAACATTAGCGTTAACGATCACCTGTCCCCTGCTCCTCGCGCCGGCAATGAACACAGAAATGTGGAATAAGGCCCCAGTTCAGCGAAACCTTAAGCAGCTGCAGGAGGATGGCATCCATCTGGTGGGGCCTGAAAGTGGATGGCTGAGTTGCGGACAAATCGGCCCGGGTCGAATGGCCGAGCCGCCCGAGATTTTCCAGCGGATCCAGGAACTGCTGCCTCTCAATTCTTCTAAATCATAA
- a CDS encoding phosphopantothenoylcysteine decarboxylase domain-containing protein, producing the protein MRILITAGPTREYIDDVRYLSNASSGRMGYALAQAALTQGHQVVLVSGPVDLKPPEGCEFHSVETTDEMRDASVAHFPDCDGVIAAAAVSDYKPRERVEGKLAKTGGPISIDMIETDDVLAQLGAAKGSRWVVGFALESQNARENALQKLRAKNCNWIVLNHPTAIGSLDNQIELIDDTGHPIMKWAGAKQDISNQLIQWLETNLPDSSRDLG; encoded by the coding sequence ATGCGTATCCTGATTACTGCCGGTCCCACCCGCGAATATATTGATGATGTCCGCTATCTCTCCAATGCCAGTAGCGGACGCATGGGTTATGCGCTGGCTCAAGCGGCTCTCACTCAGGGGCATCAAGTCGTGCTGGTGAGCGGCCCGGTCGATCTGAAACCACCGGAGGGGTGCGAGTTCCATTCGGTGGAGACCACCGACGAAATGCGAGACGCGAGCGTTGCCCACTTTCCTGACTGTGATGGCGTTATCGCTGCTGCGGCTGTCAGTGACTACAAACCTCGTGAGCGAGTTGAAGGAAAGCTTGCAAAAACAGGTGGCCCCATCAGTATCGATATGATCGAGACCGACGACGTGCTTGCTCAACTGGGCGCAGCCAAAGGTTCCCGCTGGGTCGTGGGATTTGCATTGGAGTCGCAGAACGCACGAGAGAACGCTCTGCAGAAACTGCGTGCGAAAAACTGCAACTGGATAGTTTTAAATCATCCCACTGCGATTGGCAGCCTCGACAATCAGATCGAGTTGATCGATGACACCGGTCATCCGATTATGAAGTGGGCGGGAGCCAAGCAGGATATATCAAACCAGCTGATCCAATGGCTCGAAACGAATCTTCCGGATTCGAGCCGCGATCTGGGCTAA